The following proteins are encoded in a genomic region of Nicotiana sylvestris chromosome 4, ASM39365v2, whole genome shotgun sequence:
- the LOC138890463 gene encoding uncharacterized protein, giving the protein MPDDEQRRLERFGRLQPPTFSGAEGEDAQGFFGKCQRMLHTTDILETSGVLFTTFQFSGASFTWWEAYERRRPVGAPPLIWHQFLILFLEKYVLHSHREELRRQFEQLHQGDMTVSQYEIRFSELARHAI; this is encoded by the coding sequence ATGCCTGATGACGAgcagcgtcgattggagaggtttggtagacttcagcctccgacttttagtggcgcagagggcgaggatgcccagggtttctttggtaagtgtcagaggatgttgCATACAACGGATATTCTAGAGACTAGTGGAGTcttatttactacttttcagttttctggagcttccttcacttggtgggaggcttatgagaggcgtaggcctgttggtgcaccACCCCTTATCTGGCATCAGTTCTtaattctcttcctagagaagtatgtactgCATTCCCatagagaggagttgcgtaggcagTTCGAGCAACTACatcagggggatatgactgtatcgcagtatgagataaggttctctgagttggcccgtcatgctatctAG